In a genomic window of Deinococcus detaillensis:
- a CDS encoding SDR family oxidoreductase: protein MKIAVIGAAGGVGRQVASQLVQAGHEVRALVRTQEQADMLSLHGAAPVMGDLTGQWQQVLDGADAVVWAAGAGMSGKYQAIDGDALVNVADTLAQQGPKRLVVVSSMGVDRPEQMPPFLMPVLKVKAVSDAHVQQSGLAFTIVRPGGLSDQPGTGQITLAHPAPRGQIPREDVARVVVACLENAGSIGHTFEIVSGETGVHEAVTAL from the coding sequence ATGAAGATTGCAGTCATCGGAGCGGCGGGCGGAGTCGGGCGGCAAGTGGCGAGTCAGTTGGTACAGGCGGGCCATGAAGTGCGGGCGCTGGTTCGCACGCAGGAGCAGGCCGATATGCTCAGCCTCCACGGCGCGGCCCCGGTGATGGGCGACCTGACGGGCCAGTGGCAGCAGGTGCTGGACGGCGCGGACGCGGTGGTGTGGGCAGCGGGCGCGGGCATGAGCGGCAAATATCAGGCCATCGACGGCGACGCGCTGGTCAACGTGGCCGACACCCTGGCCCAGCAGGGGCCAAAGCGGTTGGTGGTGGTGTCGAGCATGGGCGTAGACCGCCCGGAACAGATGCCGCCTTTTTTGATGCCCGTCCTCAAGGTCAAAGCCGTTTCGGACGCGCACGTGCAGCAAAGCGGGCTGGCGTTTACGATTGTGCGGCCCGGCGGCCTGAGCGACCAGCCCGGCACCGGCCAGATCACGCTGGCCCACCCGGCTCCCAGAGGCCAGATTCCCCGCGAGGACGTGGCCCGCGTGGTGGTGGCCTGCTTGGAGAACGCGGGCAGCATTGGCCACACTTTTGAAATTGTCAGCGGCGAAACAGGCGTCCACGAAGCGGTAACCGCTCTCTGA
- a CDS encoding FeoC-like transcriptional regulator: MTSPLSTILGSLAGNPRTLPELSRHLGSSPEALEGMLRTLYAGGYVQEAVQGNGDCSCNGCSLKSMCRNFGDETPDFHLLRLTERGEKYLKRGL; this comes from the coding sequence ATGACCTCTCCCCTCTCCACTATTTTGGGCAGCTTGGCGGGAAATCCCCGCACTCTACCGGAACTCTCGCGCCATCTGGGCAGCTCGCCTGAAGCGCTTGAAGGCATGCTCAGAACCCTCTACGCCGGAGGTTACGTGCAAGAAGCCGTGCAGGGCAACGGCGACTGCTCGTGCAACGGGTGCAGCCTCAAAAGCATGTGCCGCAACTTTGGCGACGAAACGCCAGATTTTCACTTGCTGCGGCTGACCGAGCGCGGCGAGAAGTATTTGAAGCGCGGCTTATAG
- a CDS encoding FeoA family protein translates to MTVSPSDVTLSTLKPGEAAHVVALDSKHPLRRRLLELGFIRGAKVDVVRLAPMGDPVHLRLGNTDLALRAADLVGVTVRRS, encoded by the coding sequence ATGACCGTTTCTCCCAGTGATGTCACGCTTAGCACCCTCAAACCCGGCGAGGCGGCGCATGTGGTCGCGCTTGATTCCAAGCACCCGCTGCGCCGCCGCCTCCTCGAACTCGGCTTTATTCGCGGCGCGAAAGTAGACGTGGTGCGCCTCGCGCCGATGGGCGACCCGGTGCATCTGCGGCTGGGCAATACCGATCTGGCGCTGCGGGCTGCCGACTTGGTGGGCGTGACGGTGAGGCGCTCATGA
- a CDS encoding thiamine diphosphokinase yields MLAWILVGGRLVLTPALAALPRPHLVVAADGGARHAAALDVKVDAWVGDFDSSDGLTLDAPREVHPAAKDSTDFELAVSVARERGATELIILGAFGGRFDHAFALALGACRLAGEGLKVTLHSGNEAGYPLLPSSPVNLALQTGQTFSVLAASPLRGLTLRGARWPLTGVDVPMGSGLTVSNEAAGGLLSAELQGGVALLTVLSEVRRA; encoded by the coding sequence ATGCTCGCTTGGATTTTGGTGGGTGGGCGACTGGTTCTCACGCCCGCCCTCGCCGCCCTGCCCCGCCCGCACCTCGTCGTCGCCGCCGACGGGGGAGCGCGGCACGCCGCTGCCCTGGATGTCAAAGTAGACGCCTGGGTGGGCGATTTTGATTCCTCAGACGGCCTGACGCTGGACGCGCCCCGCGAGGTGCATCCGGCGGCCAAAGACAGCACCGACTTCGAGTTGGCCGTGTCGGTGGCCCGCGAAAGAGGCGCAACCGAACTCATCATTCTGGGCGCGTTCGGGGGCCGCTTTGACCACGCCTTCGCTTTGGCGCTGGGGGCCTGCCGACTCGCCGGCGAAGGGCTCAAGGTGACGCTGCACAGCGGCAACGAAGCGGGCTATCCGCTGCTGCCAAGCTCTCCGGTGAATCTGGCGTTGCAGACTGGGCAGACCTTCAGCGTGCTGGCCGCCTCGCCGCTGCGGGGGCTGACGCTACGCGGCGCTCGCTGGCCGCTGACGGGTGTGGACGTGCCGATGGGCAGCGGCCTGACCGTCAGCAACGAAGCGGCGGGCGGTTTGCTGAGCGCCGAGTTGCAAGGAGGCGTGGCACTGCTGACGGTGCTGAGCGAAGTGCGGCGGGCTTAG
- the feoB gene encoding ferrous iron transport protein B gives MTASPPPSPRVDEAACADTVARLRAHREPRTLVVGNPNTGKSTLINAVAGTRLKVGNWSGVTVEKREAHLKRGEQTIHLLDLPGAYSLSPHTPEELITRTALLDEAPDVLLNVVDAGNLERNLYLTLQLLEFRVPMLLALNLVDEAKNKGLEVDAAALSQELGVPVVETVGVKNIGTAGLLDATLSRAQIGHPLRYPEAIETAAADLEDKMAALATLPPHAYRYLALSLLEGDPSLRGRLSATGHTPLVDAADAHRAALELGGFDPLIEIAEARYARAGDIARRAVPNAELKLTLTERLDKLALNPWLGIPIFLGLVLLVFRLTFTIAAPFVDLIGGPLQDVASGWAVSLLGGIPLLKDVVVGAIIPGVGTVLSFLPTLLVLYLAMSFLEDSGYMARAAFLADRTMRGLGLDGRAFIPLILGFGCNVPAVYATRTLERKSDRVLVSMILPFMSCSARLPVYVIFSAALFPKAGAWVVWSMYVLGMAVAFAFAWVLRKTSLPAEGSGVLLELPPYRFPAWKVMWTHAARRTASFAKRARTTVLATVAVVWVLLSIPAVNGQKFGEVPPAQSLFGRASQAVSPIFSPLGFGNWQATGALVPGFIAKEVVVGTLGQIYLGEEAKRAAPLGLVAGLQQTALSTWEAVKTSVQALPTLIALPSLGADSSAEQKTPLAKALAKAFTPAAGLAYLVFVLLYTPCVATIGAMQAEHGRRMAWMTVAYEMGIAWVAGLLVYQIARHFL, from the coding sequence ATGACCGCTTCTCCCCCGCCCTCGCCGCGTGTAGACGAAGCGGCCTGCGCCGACACCGTCGCCCGCCTGCGTGCCCACCGCGAGCCGCGCACCTTGGTGGTGGGCAACCCCAATACCGGCAAGTCCACCCTGATCAATGCGGTGGCCGGAACTCGCCTGAAGGTCGGCAACTGGTCGGGCGTCACGGTAGAAAAGCGGGAAGCGCACCTCAAGCGCGGCGAGCAAACCATTCACCTGCTCGATTTGCCCGGCGCGTATTCGCTTTCGCCCCACACCCCCGAAGAGCTGATTACCCGCACCGCCCTGCTCGACGAAGCGCCGGACGTGCTGCTCAATGTGGTGGACGCCGGAAACCTGGAGCGCAATCTGTATTTGACGCTGCAACTCCTCGAATTCCGGGTGCCGATGCTGCTGGCCCTCAACTTGGTGGACGAAGCCAAGAACAAAGGGCTGGAAGTGGACGCCGCCGCGCTGAGCCAAGAACTCGGCGTGCCGGTCGTGGAAACGGTCGGCGTCAAGAATATCGGCACGGCGGGCCTGCTCGACGCCACGCTGAGCCGGGCGCAAATCGGCCACCCGCTGCGCTACCCGGAAGCCATCGAAACCGCCGCCGCCGACTTGGAAGACAAGATGGCGGCTCTGGCGACCTTGCCGCCGCACGCCTACCGCTACCTGGCGCTCAGCCTCTTGGAAGGCGATCCGAGTTTGCGGGGCCGCCTGAGCGCCACCGGACACACGCCACTCGTGGACGCTGCCGACGCCCACCGCGCCGCGCTGGAACTCGGCGGCTTCGATCCGCTGATTGAAATTGCCGAGGCCCGCTACGCCCGCGCCGGAGACATCGCCCGCCGCGCCGTGCCGAATGCCGAACTCAAACTGACCCTGACCGAGCGCTTGGACAAACTGGCGCTCAACCCGTGGCTGGGCATTCCGATTTTCCTCGGCTTGGTGCTGCTGGTCTTCCGGCTGACGTTTACCATCGCCGCGCCGTTCGTAGACCTGATCGGCGGGCCGCTGCAAGACGTGGCGAGCGGCTGGGCCGTCAGCCTGCTGGGCGGCATTCCGCTGCTCAAAGACGTCGTGGTGGGCGCAATTATTCCCGGCGTCGGTACGGTGCTGAGTTTCTTGCCCACCCTGTTGGTGCTCTACCTCGCCATGAGCTTTCTGGAAGACAGCGGCTACATGGCCCGCGCCGCCTTCCTGGCTGACCGCACCATGCGCGGGCTGGGGCTGGATGGCCGCGCCTTCATTCCTTTGATTCTGGGCTTTGGCTGCAACGTGCCCGCCGTCTACGCCACCCGCACACTGGAGCGCAAATCAGACCGGGTGCTGGTCAGCATGATCTTGCCGTTTATGAGCTGCTCGGCCCGCTTGCCGGTTTACGTGATCTTCTCGGCGGCGCTGTTCCCGAAAGCGGGCGCGTGGGTGGTCTGGAGCATGTACGTGCTGGGCATGGCGGTGGCGTTCGCGTTTGCCTGGGTGCTACGTAAAACCTCCTTGCCCGCCGAGGGCAGTGGAGTGCTGCTGGAGTTGCCGCCGTACCGCTTCCCCGCTTGGAAAGTGATGTGGACGCACGCAGCCCGCCGCACCGCCAGCTTTGCCAAACGCGCCCGCACCACCGTTCTGGCGACGGTGGCGGTGGTATGGGTGCTGCTCTCCATCCCAGCGGTCAACGGGCAGAAATTCGGTGAAGTGCCGCCCGCCCAGAGCTTGTTTGGACGGGCCAGCCAAGCGGTCAGCCCCATCTTTTCGCCGTTGGGCTTCGGCAACTGGCAAGCGACGGGAGCACTCGTTCCCGGCTTTATCGCCAAAGAAGTGGTGGTTGGCACGCTGGGCCAGATTTACCTGGGCGAAGAAGCCAAACGGGCCGCGCCGCTGGGCTTGGTGGCCGGCCTTCAGCAAACTGCGCTCTCCACTTGGGAAGCAGTCAAGACTTCGGTACAGGCGCTGCCCACCCTGATCGCCCTGCCCAGCTTGGGGGCCGATTCCAGCGCCGAGCAGAAAACGCCACTGGCCAAGGCGCTGGCCAAAGCCTTCACGCCCGCTGCGGGGCTGGCTTACCTGGTGTTCGTGCTGCTCTATACACCCTGCGTCGCCACCATCGGAGCCATGCAAGCCGAGCACGGGCGGCGGATGGCCTGGATGACGGTGGCTTACGAAATGGGCATCGCCTGGGTGGCGGGCCTGCTCGTGTATCAGATTGCGAGGCACTTTCTATGA